DNA from Agathobaculum sp. NTUH-O15-33:
GTGACTTTCTTGCAGCAGCATCGAACGGCCGATCAAGTTGGAGGTTTCAATCGCAATCGCGATCTCTTTGCCAAAAGTTTTTAAATACCGCTCATCGGTCTCGCTAAGCAGACGGTTCTCCCGGAAGGATACTTGAATCAGCCCGCTAATCTGTTCATTACGGTTGACCGGCATACAAACAATGGTGCGTATCTCGCGGTTCTCCTGAAAAAGGGCTTCATATCCCGCGGTTTGTCCGGATAGGATTACAAGATTCCCTTCACACACCAGCCGGCAGATCGCGTCGCTTTTCAGACTGGGCACTGACAATTTTGTCTCGTTGTCCCGTATCGTGTCTATTACGCCGTTTACCTCTTCGTTGAGCAGGTAGATCACGCTGTTTTGCGCACCCAATACTTTGGTGATATCCTTTGCAAGATACAGCAGTTCTTTTTTCAGCTCCGAACTCGAAGATAAAATATCGCGCGCATTGACAATAGTTTGCAGAATATCCCATTCCTTGTCGCGCGAATCTCGTTGAAGCGGCGCCCAGCCTGACAGCATGTACATGATCTCTTTGGGATTTTTGATCACATCCTCGGTCTTGGCGGTTATTTTAATCAGCCCGTCATCCAAAACCGATATTCTGTCCGAGATATGTAGTGCATCGTCCAGATGGGAGGTCACAAACACGATGCTTTGCCCGCGTTGTTTCATTTCCCGCAAGATATTGAGCAGCCCGCCTCGGTTGTCCTTATCAATATCCAGAAAAGGCTCGCTAAGCACCACGATTGGGCAATTTTTGATATAAGCGCGCAGAAATTCAAGCATTTTCCGATCTTCGCGCGCCATTTCACGGACTTTTTTCCGCAAATCCAACTTGATCTGGAACTGCTCAAGCAGCTCCTCACATCGCCGTAGCTCCTGCCTCTTTTTTAAACGAAAAACACCAGTCTTCGTCAAAAAAATATTTTCCGCAGCCGATAAGTACGGGAATTGGTTCGCCCCCTGACGAACCACATCGATCCTGCGCTCCTTCCTGCAAAACCGCGCCGGCTCGCCCAATAAGAAGCATTGACCGGAATAGTCCGACAAATCGCCGCTCAATAAATCGACAAACTTTCGCAGTTCGTGCGTGGCCATGCCGACTACCGCGTGGATTTCCCCCTTTTGCAGCGCGAAACTGAGATTGGAAAATAGCTGCTCTCCGTCGCTGCGAACAGAAATATCCCGCATTTGCAGCACCGTTTCCGCCGTTTTATTCATTTGATTTTCTCGCTTACATCTACGATCTTTTGCGCCACCACGGCCATTTTGGTGTTGGTATCCGCACTCTTTTTTTGCAAAGCTTTCATTGCTTGCTGCTCGGTTAAGCCAAATTGATCCATCATCACACCCTTGGCCCGCTCGATGATAATCCGCTCCTTCAACTTCGATTCCGCTGTTTTCTGTCCCTGCTCCGCCTTCCTGCGCTTTTCAAATTGGCTTACCGCGATTTTGAGGGCCGAGCGCAACTCATATTCATCTATCGGCTTTTGCAGGTAAGCGAAAACACCGGCCGCGCAAGCGCGCTCCACATAGTTTTCATTCCGGTAGCCGGTCACGATGATCGTAGGGATCTCTTGTTCTTGATTAACGGTATCCGCCGCCGTGATTCCATCCACTACCGGCATATCGATATCCATGATCACAATATCCGGCTGTTGTTTACGGATTCCGTCGATTGCGGCTTGTCCGTCCAACGCGGTGCCGACAACCTCATGGCCGCATATCTTTACAAGCGCTTCAAAGCCCATGAGTACGATCGGCTCATCCTCTGCAATGAACACCCGTAATTTTTTATCACCCATGTGTATCCCCTTTCCCAATCCAGAATCGCTGATATATTTGTATATTAATTATAACACCCAATCGTTCCTCTCACAATTTACAATCCCGAGATGTCCTGTCATTCTTATATATCCACAAAAATCGCCCTTCTTTTTTGGTCAAATCGTTAATTTTCTTAAGCGTTTGACAAACCACTTGACAACTTCTATGTAATATGTTTTAATCGGTACAACGAAATTGAGTTTATGGCAGATTCAATTTCTTTGTGGTAAGAAAGTGACGGATGCTTTCGCTGTATAGGCGAAAGCATCCGTTTTTTTATTCAATTTTTCATTAAGGAGTGTAAAAAATGATCTACCAATTTAAAATCGACCCACAAAAGTTACCTGCGCTGACTGAGGAACAAAAAGCCTGCCCTTATGCAGCGCTATATGAACGGGATATCGCCGAACCCGGAGCGGATATCCTCGCTGCCTTTGCGCCCGATCACGAGATCGCTTCCAGTTCGGCGGTCATGCCGGAGGACTTATGCAAAATTTTAGATCCAAATTTCCACCCCACAATGGGTTATTGCGTCATGCCTAACGGCGTCGGCTATTCCTGTACAGTGGTTCGATTGCCCGGGGCAGTTCCAGAAATGTATGATTACCGGCTAAACTTGGTTTTCGCAGAAGATATGGGGTTTATTGTGGAATATCCCGGCTTCCATTTTGAGCATTACGACGGTCTGTGTATAGAGGACAACGGCGCGGGACCCAAAGCGCTGATCCTTGACCGCAATTATTCCTTTGCCGAATTGGGTTTTCCCAGCGATCCCACGAAAATCAATTCCGATATTCTCAGCATTTCCGCCCACGATCAGGATATCGTGGCGGTGGAAGGTCCCATCGACCCGAACCGCGACAAGGGCGTGCTGATTTTGGTCAACAAGCGGATAGCAGGCGGCATGGAGCAGTGGTGGTTCGTCTATTCCGGCTTGCATATTCAAGACGGCAAATCCGCCGTTGTACTGGCTGCGGACGAAGTGATCTCCGCCGAATCCTGCCGCAGAAAGGGCCTGCATCTTGCCTATGAATCTGTCAACCAGCTCCAGTATTTGCCCATACTCATGGAGCAGTATCCGTTCCGCGCGTTCACGCCTCCGCGCCCCTGGCCCGAGCGCTACCGCTTCCTGCAGCATAAATAGACTATCGTTGAACCCACAATCGAGTAGGCTAGTGATCAATTCCCCTTCTCTCACACCACCATATGGATTCCGGACTTTATCCGGTTTGAAACGTGCATCGCCGGTTGCACAAACAGCAAGCCGCTGTGCATAACTTAGCGCACAGCGGCTTGTTTTATAATTGTTTGGCCGCCTTTCGCTCCAAAAGCGTTAGCTCCTCCTGCAGGGCGCTGCGGCGGGGATATGTTTCCCGCAGTTCCATGACCAGCTGTCTGGCTTCGGCGGTTCCTCCGTAACCGATTAGTTTTTCAAGGAGTGAGCACAGCTTATGATAGTCCCGCCGATTCTGGACTAGCTCCCCGACGGAACGGATCTGTGACGCGCACAGCGCATACACCCGCTGCGGGTATTGTTTGGCCAACTGGTTTCCGTAAATAAATACTGTATCCGGGTTTCTTTCTACTTGCTCTATCAGAAGCGCAAGCTCCGATTCCTTCGCTAAAATCAACATGTATTGATCGCAGGGGCGCGATGCGGCAATCGACTGCAAAAGCGACGGATATTCCTGCTCCCAACAGCCATCTGCCTGCAGGCGCTTTTTCAGTTCATCATAGCACTCCAGCTTACCCAGCAGGAGCATAGTGCGCAACTGCGCTGTCAGCCTCTTCTCCTGTCCGGCAGTACGATAAATATTACAGAGAAGCTCATGCCACTGGCTGGGAGAGCCATAGGGATTACGGGATGTTGTTTCGGCTTTTTCCAGACACAGCTTTTCCGCACGCTTGTAGTTCCCGGCGTCCATATCCATAATAGTCGCCAACTCCCGAAGCCGATCAAAATTCAGATGCTGTGAAAGAAAATCTCTGGCAGCTTTTGCTCCCTCCATGGTTTCGATCAGGCGAAAACGGGTTTCCATATTTGCTTCCATGCAATATTCTCTGCCGTATTCCATTTTACCGGCGGCGGCAAGCAGCTCGTCCAATAATGTGCTCAGCTTGGGCGCGCTTTTCTGATCGGCGAGCAGCGCTGCGCAGTTCAAAAGATCGTAGCGCAAATCCTCCCAGTCGTCAAACGTCTTGTTAAGCGCGATTTTCAGAATTTTGTCAAAGGAAACCTGTTTTTTCTTGGGCTCACCGCTTTGAAGGCTCGCCGCCGCATTCTCCAAAAGCTCCAATCCGTAATCCATCGTGTCACACAGACAACCCGAGCTGCTGTCCGCCTCAGAGGCCAGTTTTGCCCCGATGTGCAGCATCTCCAGTGCAAGGGCTATGGCCGCGGCAAACCGCCCGCGCTCCACGTGACGGCGCGCTGTTTCGAGAACCTCGTCCAGATCATTGCAGATTGCGTCACAGCCCCGCATGTCAATATCGCCTCTGTGCGTGTTGCGCCGGATGGATGCGTGTATCATCTCTTTTGCGGCGCTCAGTTCCTGCTCATCAGGTGCGCCCAGCGCAAATAGGACATTGGCGCAAAAACGCGCATCTTCCTTGGTGTGCTCCAGAATCAATGCCGCAAGTTCCTTCTTTGACGCCTTAGACAGCAGTGGTTCCAGCGAAAACGAAGGTTTGTTTTTATTTTTTCTAGGCGTAGTCTTTTTCTCTTTTGCTTTCCCGTTCTGCACAGCGAGCAACATCGCAACCACATGCTTGCACACATCCCCGCCATCATAGGGGCAGGTGCAATACCAATCCTTTACCTCTTGCTCCTCGGAAAGCTGAATATCCACATCATACGGCTCCCAGTCGCTGCCGTGCACCTTTGCGGAATAGTGACCGCCGTCCCGAATGAGACGCTCGACCATGCCATTTTCGTAATACCGCACACCTCTCTCATAAATGCGTATATCCACAGCGGACAGGAATTCTTCGATCGTTTTCATATTGATACATTTCCTTCATCAATCAATTGAAATTCCTCTATTGTATCTATTTTACTCCTCAGTCATTTCAAAGTAAATATTTTTAGGCTTTCATTCTGATCGAACTCATGGCATATCCAAATATGAGCGATGCTTTTTCCAATCAATACGAACTGCTATCGACAGACTGTCAAAGAATCCCTCGCGCCACAGCGCGCATTAAATAGAATTTTGCCGCTTGCGGCAAAATTCATAAAAACCGGGAGCATGTATCTCGGTTTGCTCTCATTTAATCGCCGCACGGCGGCGGTCAGTGGATAGAGGCCTACGGGCTATACAAACCGACTTCAAGTGTGCCTAAAAGGCGCGCGCAGAAGCCGGAATTCTCGATCGAAATGGGGCTTTGTTTCGATCGACAGACTGTCAAAAATACTTTTTTGACAGTCTGGTGCGCGCCGCAGAAGAACTATCTGCGGCGCGCATGTCTATTATTACGTCTTACTGCAATCCAATAGGATTTTGGGGTATTTCGCGGTTTTAAACACCTCGAAACTCTCAACCGCTTCGCTCAGCGGCATGACCTTGCCGATGATCTTATCGGTTTGCATCCGTTCGATCATGTTGATCGAACGGTTCATGATCGTCGTCGTGGTGAACACCGTTTGAATGCGGCCTTCCTTCATATACAACGCATGCAGGTTGAGCGGCATTTCAAACTGGGGCGGGAACACCGCAAAGTAAACGGCGGTGCCGCAGCGCGCCAAAATCTCGATCGGCGTCGCGGCCGCCTTGGGCGAGCCGGACATTTCAAACACGTAGTCAAAACCCAAACCGCCGGTTATCTCCATTGCGCGGGCGGCCGCGTCTTCATGAAACGGGTCAATTACATACTGCGCGCCCATCGAAAGCGCCAGCTCACGCTTTTCGGGCACCGGGTCGATCACCGTAATGCGCGCCGCGCCCGAAAGTAAGACCTGATTGAGCATGATCGAGCCTATGCCGCCGACACCCGCGACGCACACGGTCGCACCGTGGCGGATGGGCGCCAAATCCATCGCGCGCAGACAGCAGTTTGTTGGTTCAACGATCGCGTAATCGCGCAGTTCCGCGCTGTCGGGCAGTTTGTAAATAGTCTTAACGTCGGTAACGACGTATTCCGCGAACGCGCCGGTCGGCTTGGAATGGATGCAGTACTGCGTCATGCCCTTTTTACACCATTCGCATTCGCCGCAATGGGAAACGGGGAACATCGTCACCTTGTCGCCCAGCTTATAGCCCGCGGCCTCGGCCTCCGTGCTCAGTTCAACGAGCGTGCCCGCCGCCTCATGTCCAAGCGGCGCGGGCGGCTTACTGCCCATCACGCCCATGGTGACCATATGGACATCGGTCGCGCAAAGCGCGGCGTAGGCGATCTTTACTTTGACTTCCCCCGGCCCCACCGCCGGAATATCCACGTCGATCAGATCGATCTTGTTCTCATCCAGCCACCAAAGCTGCTTCATTTTTGCCATAGTAAAACGCTCCTTTCAAAAGCCGACCGGTCAATTCGCGAGCCCGCGTTCGCGCAGATTGCTGACGATTTCGCCGTAAGTCTTCTTATCCAGTTTGTAGGAGAACATCGCGATCGCACAAACGATGGAGAACAGTCCGACAAAAATATGCGAGCCGAAATTCATGGTGAAAAGCACGGCGTCGCTCTGCGTCGCGTTCGGCACATAGCCGACGATTTGCAGAATAAAGGACGCGCCCGAAATCGCAACCGCCTGCCCGACCTTCAGCATAAAGTTAATGAAGGTCGAAACAAAACCGGCACAGTAAACGCCGTATTTGTGATAGGTGTACTCCGCCGTGTCGGGCATCATGCCGAATACGTTGCCCAGCATCATACCGGTGCCGAAGCCCATGCCGATATTCATCACATAGTAGAGCGCCTGACCGACAGGCGTAGTGATCGGAAGAAAGAACGAAATCAGCGCGCAAGTGGCGATCAGCGAGAACGCTACGCCGCTTATCGTCCCCTTGTTTTTCACGCGAGGCACCAGATAGCTTACCGCGAACGCGCCCACCATGCCAAGAATGGATTGAAGGGTCTGCGTATTGGCGTAAAGCAGATCGTTGCCCGCGTTATATGTGCAGAAATACAGGCGGAAAGTCATGCCGCCCTGAATAATGCCCCAGCCGGCATAGGCGATGGCGATCTGAATGACCGGCCAGTTGCCCTTGAGAACCTTGAACTGCGAAATGAACGAAACCTTCTTGGATTTGCTCATGTCCACCTGAACGACTTCCTTCGTCGACAGGATCGTGATGATAAAGAACGGCAGCGCCATTGCGGAAAAAATCAAAGCGGCCTTGCGGTATCCGGTCGCGCCGCCGCCCGTCGCATTGACAATACGCAGTGTGGCAAAGCTTAGAATGGTCATGGCGAGGAACGCGCCGGTCATGCGGTAACTGGAAAGCGCGCTGCGCGTATCCGTATCGCGCGTCATGGTCGCCGGCATCGCCGAATAGGTCACATTCACCATCGTGTACAGCAGCACCAAAATAAAGTACATGCCAAGGCCCCACCACGTGCGCGCGGTTTCCGACCAGTTAGGGTTGGTGGTAAAGGTCAGCACGTTGAAAACCAGCATGGGGACGCAAGCAAAGATGATCCAAGGGCGATAGCGGCCCCATTTGCTGTTCGTATGATCAGCCAGCGAACCGATGACCGGATCGTTGATCGCATCCCAAAATTTTGAGATAAAAATAATGATACCGACCGTGGCGGCGTTGATCATCGCAACGTCGGTCAGGAAAAACACCAGATATGCGCTGACGAGCGACCAACTCATATTACAAGCAAAGTCACCGCAGGCGTAACCGATCTTTTTGGGAACGCTCAGTTTGGTATATTCATCGACTGTTGCAGGCGCAGTACTCATTTCGGTTCCCCTTTCTCTGTATCCCTGTTTATATGTCTATCCCCGTCACACCATTTCCCGAACCGCCTTGACGACATCGGCAATATCGTAGCCGTATTTCCGGCGCAGTTCTTCGCCGCTGCCAAAACCCGCGTAAACCTGCGGTATGCCGAAGCGCTTGAAGTTTTTTGGCCTGATCGCGTTGTCGACGAAGAAATCGGAAATGGAGCTCGCCAAGCCGCCGCGCATCAAGTGGTCCTCCCACACGACGATGTTGCCGGTCTCTTCGACCGCCCTACGCACCACGGCTTCATCAAACGGCTTGATGGTGTACATGTCGACCACGCGCACATCAATGTTTTCTTTCGCCAGTTCCTCGGCGGCGTCAAGCGCCTCGCCGACCATTTCGCCGTGGGCCAGAATGGTCGCGTCTTTGCCGTCCCGCGCCGTCACGCTGCCGCCGATCGAAAAGTCGACCGCGCCCGGTTCATACAGCTGGCGGTCCTTTTTGCCCTGTGCCAAACGGATGTACATCGGCCCCGGATATTCCATCGAAAGATGGAGTATGTCGCGGATCATGTTCGGGTCGCAGATGGAAATCACCGTCATGTTGACCATCGACTTGACAATCGCAATGTCCTCCATCGCATTATGGGTAGAGCCGCCGCCCGAGGTCAGTCCGCCTCCTGTGCCGATAATGCGCACGGGCAGGTTCTGATAGCACACCGCCGTGCGAACCTGCTCGCAAGCGCGCATTGACAGAAACGGAAGCATGCCCATGATGACCGGGATGTTGCCTTCGAGCGCCAGCCCCGCCGCCACGCCGACGCAGTTCTGTTCGGCTATGCCGACGTCTATATAGCGGTCCGGAAAGTCCTGCCGGAACTGTTTCAGGTTCATGCCGACATCGGGCGTGCAGACAAACAGCCTGTCGTTCGTCTCGCCGATTTCATGCAAGGCATCGCCAATGACGCTGCGCGCCGAAATCCATTCCCCAAAATTAAAAGAACCAGCCATCGTTTACGCCTCCTTACCGTAATTCTTCGCGAGATCCTCAAGCGCCTGCTTGAAATCCTCTTCATTCAGGCTGCCGGCATGCCAGCCGACCACGCCTTCCATGAAATCAACGCCCTTGCCCTTGCGCGTGTGCGCGATGATCGCGGTTGGCCGCAGAGAGGACGAAGGCGGTAGGCTGTCGAGCGCGTCGACGATGGCGTTCATATCGTGGCCGTCAATCTCGATCACATTCCATCCGAACGCCTTCCATTTGTCCGCATAGGGCTCCATCACGGTGATCTCCTCCGTGTGGCTGCACATCATCTGCTTGTTGCGGTCGATCACCGCGATCAGATTGCCCAGCTTGTACGACCGCCCCGACATCGCGGCTTCCCAAACCGAACCTTCACAGGTTTCGCCGTCGCCCAGCATGCAAACAACGCGATGGCTTTCGCCTCGTGCTCTGGCCGAAAGCGCCATACCAACCGCCATCGACAGCCCCTGTCCCAACGAACCCGAGGAACACTCGACGCCCGGCAGCTGCACCTTGCAGGGATGCATGCCGTACGCACTGCCCAGACGGCCGTAGGTGCGGACAATTTCGTCGTAATC
Protein-coding regions in this window:
- a CDS encoding histidine kinase dimerization/phosphoacceptor domain -containing protein, with amino-acid sequence MNKTAETVLQMRDISVRSDGEQLFSNLSFALQKGEIHAVVGMATHELRKFVDLLSGDLSDYSGQCFLLGEPARFCRKERRIDVVRQGANQFPYLSAAENIFLTKTGVFRLKKRQELRRCEELLEQFQIKLDLRKKVREMAREDRKMLEFLRAYIKNCPIVVLSEPFLDIDKDNRGGLLNILREMKQRGQSIVFVTSHLDDALHISDRISVLDDGLIKITAKTEDVIKNPKEIMYMLSGWAPLQRDSRDKEWDILQTIVNARDILSSSSELKKELLYLAKDITKVLGAQNSVIYLLNEEVNGVIDTIRDNETKLSVPSLKSDAICRLVCEGNLVILSGQTAGYEALFQENREIRTIVCMPVNRNEQISGLIQVSFRENRLLSETDERYLKTFGKEIAIAIETSNLIGRSMLLQESHHRIKNNLQMITSMIYMQKLHYKEKGGDIDEIFQSIISRISSIAIVHNLLAKDKNEGSIVNLYNIVKEVIKIYERDDVRINLDVENISIPYNKATQISLVVNELICNCMKHAFQGRKDNVIRVFCHNDGKNIQLIIADNGCGLKNREQMELSGSIGVSVVKSIIAGLHGTVDFANNAGTTVRILFPTSHVYDARNSKD
- a CDS encoding ANTAR domain-containing response regulator, which produces MGDKKLRVFIAEDEPIVLMGFEALVKICGHEVVGTALDGQAAIDGIRKQQPDIVIMDIDMPVVDGITAADTVNQEQEIPTIIVTGYRNENYVERACAAGVFAYLQKPIDEYELRSALKIAVSQFEKRRKAEQGQKTAESKLKERIIIERAKGVMMDQFGLTEQQAMKALQKKSADTNTKMAVVAQKIVDVSEKIK
- a CDS encoding SWIM zinc finger family protein, whose protein sequence is MKTIEEFLSAVDIRIYERGVRYYENGMVERLIRDGGHYSAKVHGSDWEPYDVDIQLSEEQEVKDWYCTCPYDGGDVCKHVVAMLLAVQNGKAKEKKTTPRKNKNKPSFSLEPLLSKASKKELAALILEHTKEDARFCANVLFALGAPDEQELSAAKEMIHASIRRNTHRGDIDMRGCDAICNDLDEVLETARRHVERGRFAAAIALALEMLHIGAKLASEADSSSGCLCDTMDYGLELLENAAASLQSGEPKKKQVSFDKILKIALNKTFDDWEDLRYDLLNCAALLADQKSAPKLSTLLDELLAAAGKMEYGREYCMEANMETRFRLIETMEGAKAARDFLSQHLNFDRLRELATIMDMDAGNYKRAEKLCLEKAETTSRNPYGSPSQWHELLCNIYRTAGQEKRLTAQLRTMLLLGKLECYDELKKRLQADGCWEQEYPSLLQSIAASRPCDQYMLILAKESELALLIEQVERNPDTVFIYGNQLAKQYPQRVYALCASQIRSVGELVQNRRDYHKLCSLLEKLIGYGGTAEARQLVMELRETYPRRSALQEELTLLERKAAKQL
- a CDS encoding zinc-dependent alcohol dehydrogenase; the protein is MAKMKQLWWLDENKIDLIDVDIPAVGPGEVKVKIAYAALCATDVHMVTMGVMGSKPPAPLGHEAAGTLVELSTEAEAAGYKLGDKVTMFPVSHCGECEWCKKGMTQYCIHSKPTGAFAEYVVTDVKTIYKLPDSAELRDYAIVEPTNCCLRAMDLAPIRHGATVCVAGVGGIGSIMLNQVLLSGAARITVIDPVPEKRELALSMGAQYVIDPFHEDAAARAMEITGGLGFDYVFEMSGSPKAAATPIEILARCGTAVYFAVFPPQFEMPLNLHALYMKEGRIQTVFTTTTIMNRSINMIERMQTDKIIGKVMPLSEAVESFEVFKTAKYPKILLDCSKT
- a CDS encoding MFS transporter — protein: MSTAPATVDEYTKLSVPKKIGYACGDFACNMSWSLVSAYLVFFLTDVAMINAATVGIIIFISKFWDAINDPVIGSLADHTNSKWGRYRPWIIFACVPMLVFNVLTFTTNPNWSETARTWWGLGMYFILVLLYTMVNVTYSAMPATMTRDTDTRSALSSYRMTGAFLAMTILSFATLRIVNATGGGATGYRKAALIFSAMALPFFIITILSTKEVVQVDMSKSKKVSFISQFKVLKGNWPVIQIAIAYAGWGIIQGGMTFRLYFCTYNAGNDLLYANTQTLQSILGMVGAFAVSYLVPRVKNKGTISGVAFSLIATCALISFFLPITTPVGQALYYVMNIGMGFGTGMMLGNVFGMMPDTAEYTYHKYGVYCAGFVSTFINFMLKVGQAVAISGASFILQIVGYVPNATQSDAVLFTMNFGSHIFVGLFSIVCAIAMFSYKLDKKTYGEIVSNLRERGLAN
- a CDS encoding transketolase family protein, with the translated sequence MAGSFNFGEWISARSVIGDALHEIGETNDRLFVCTPDVGMNLKQFRQDFPDRYIDVGIAEQNCVGVAAGLALEGNIPVIMGMLPFLSMRACEQVRTAVCYQNLPVRIIGTGGGLTSGGGSTHNAMEDIAIVKSMVNMTVISICDPNMIRDILHLSMEYPGPMYIRLAQGKKDRQLYEPGAVDFSIGGSVTARDGKDATILAHGEMVGEALDAAEELAKENIDVRVVDMYTIKPFDEAVVRRAVEETGNIVVWEDHLMRGGLASSISDFFVDNAIRPKNFKRFGIPQVYAGFGSGEELRRKYGYDIADVVKAVREMV
- a CDS encoding transketolase, whose translation is MADKQEVLRLTDLAYEMRRKLINLCGVYEGSVHIGGDLSMTDLLIGLFHHGLNVDPSDIRNPKRDRFILSKGHGAVCMYIAMAMRGFFDYDEIVRTYGRLGSAYGMHPCKVQLPGVECSSGSLGQGLSMAVGMALSARARGESHRVVCMLGDGETCEGSVWEAAMSGRSYKLGNLIAVIDRNKQMMCSHTEEITVMEPYADKWKAFGWNVIEIDGHDMNAIVDALDSLPPSSSLRPTAIIAHTRKGKGVDFMEGVVGWHAGSLNEEDFKQALEDLAKNYGKEA